A single Lactuca sativa cultivar Salinas chromosome 8, Lsat_Salinas_v11, whole genome shotgun sequence DNA region contains:
- the LOC111917783 gene encoding protein LIGHT-DEPENDENT SHORT HYPOCOTYLS 1: protein MDSTNSSSSSSSPSRYESQKRRDWDTFGQYLRNNKPPLSFTHFNPSHVLEFLHYLDQFGKTKIHILTCPYFGVPNPPTACPCPFRQAWGSLDALVGRLRAAYDEHGGNPETNPFGAPEVRRFLREVRDFQAKSRGISYEKKRKRPKQQQQQQQEDQQEQA, encoded by the coding sequence ATGGACTCGACAAATAGCTCGTCATCTTCATCTTCTCCGAGCCGGTATGAGAGCCAGAAGCGTCGCGACTGGGACACATTTGGGCAGTATCTAAGAAACAACAAGCCACCACTTTCTTTCACTCACTTCAACCCTAGTCATGTTCTTGAATTCCTACACTATCTTGATCAGTTTGGAAAGACTAAAATCCACATCTTAACATGCCCTTACTTCGGAGTACCAAACCCACCGACAGCATGCCCTTGTCCCTTTCGGCAGGCCTGGGGGAGCCTTGACGCGCTTGTTGGACGTCTCCGCGCAGCTTACGATGAGCATGGAGGGAACCCGGAGACAAATCCATTTGGTGCGCCGGAAGTGAGGAGGTTTTTAAGGGAGGTTCGTGACTTTCAGGCCAAGTCAAGGGGTATCAGCtatgagaagaagaggaaacgacctaagcagcagcaacagcaacagcaagaAGATCAACAGGAGCAGGCATAG